A stretch of the uncultured Cohaesibacter sp. genome encodes the following:
- a CDS encoding NAD+ synthase, protein MTDKLTFSLAQLNPILGDLSGNAAKARAAHAVAAEQGADCLVLTELFISGYPPEDLVLKPAFQAACRAEVEALAEVTAGDAPAILIGTPWMHDGKLYNAVCLLDNGEVQTVRYKADLPNYGVFDEKRVFSAGPMPGPMSIRGVAVGVPICEDIWDSDVCECLMETGAELLVVPNGSPFNLDKRDIRQQVAVQRVVETELPLIYVNQVGGQDELVFDGASFALNADRSLGAQMVGFAEDQQVVSAVRGEQGWRLEGPVVPVMDRDASAWSACMLGLRDYVNKNRFPGVVLGLSGGIDSAICAALAVDALGADRVHCVMLPYRYTSEESLKDAADCAKALGVRYDIVDIAEPVDGFSNALSSLFDGTTEGVTEENLQSRSRGTILMAISNKFGNMVVTTGNKSEMSVGYATLYGDMNGGYNPIKDLYKMQVYHLSAWRNGHKPDGAMGPGGEVIPANIIAKAPTAELRENQTDQDSLPEYPVLDDILECLVEKEMAVDEIVERGHDKALVHRIEHLLYIAEYKRRQSAPGVKLSEKNFGRDRRYPITNGFRDRS, encoded by the coding sequence GTGACCGATAAGCTCACATTCAGCCTTGCCCAGCTCAATCCGATCTTGGGTGATCTTTCCGGCAATGCTGCCAAGGCACGGGCCGCTCATGCGGTCGCAGCAGAACAGGGGGCCGATTGCCTCGTCTTGACCGAGCTGTTCATTTCCGGCTATCCGCCAGAGGATCTGGTGTTGAAACCGGCCTTTCAGGCTGCCTGCCGGGCGGAAGTCGAAGCGCTTGCAGAGGTAACGGCAGGTGATGCGCCTGCCATCTTGATTGGCACGCCATGGATGCATGATGGCAAGCTCTATAATGCGGTTTGCCTGCTTGATAATGGCGAAGTCCAGACCGTGCGTTACAAGGCCGACCTGCCCAATTATGGCGTGTTTGACGAAAAGCGCGTCTTTTCTGCCGGGCCGATGCCCGGACCGATGTCCATTCGCGGCGTGGCTGTGGGTGTGCCTATTTGTGAGGATATCTGGGATAGCGATGTTTGCGAATGTCTGATGGAGACTGGCGCCGAACTCCTTGTGGTACCAAATGGGTCGCCGTTCAATCTCGATAAGAGGGATATTCGCCAGCAGGTGGCGGTCCAGCGGGTGGTCGAGACCGAATTGCCGCTCATCTATGTCAATCAGGTTGGCGGGCAGGATGAATTGGTGTTTGACGGCGCGTCCTTTGCCTTGAATGCTGACCGCTCATTGGGGGCACAAATGGTTGGCTTTGCCGAGGATCAGCAGGTGGTGAGCGCTGTGCGTGGGGAACAAGGCTGGCGGCTGGAAGGGCCGGTTGTGCCTGTGATGGATCGCGATGCCAGCGCATGGTCTGCCTGCATGCTGGGCCTCAGGGATTATGTCAACAAGAACCGCTTTCCCGGTGTTGTTCTGGGCCTGTCGGGGGGCATCGATTCTGCCATTTGCGCTGCGTTGGCCGTGGATGCTCTGGGGGCGGATCGGGTGCATTGCGTGATGCTGCCCTATCGCTATACCTCGGAGGAGAGCCTTAAGGATGCGGCCGATTGTGCCAAGGCCTTGGGCGTGCGTTATGACATTGTCGACATTGCCGAGCCGGTGGATGGGTTTTCCAATGCCTTGTCGAGCCTGTTTGATGGCACCACGGAAGGGGTGACGGAGGAGAATCTCCAGTCTCGCTCGCGCGGGACAATCCTGATGGCGATCTCCAATAAATTCGGCAATATGGTTGTCACCACCGGCAACAAGTCCGAAATGTCCGTTGGCTATGCGACCCTTTATGGCGACATGAATGGCGGATACAATCCGATCAAGGACCTCTACAAGATGCAGGTTTATCATCTGTCCGCATGGCGCAACGGCCATAAGCCGGATGGGGCGATGGGGCCGGGTGGCGAGGTGATTCCGGCCAACATTATTGCCAAGGCACCAACGGCCGAATTGCGCGAGAACCAGACCGATCAGGACAGTTTGCCGGAATATCCGGTGCTGGATGACATTCTTGAATGTCTGGTCGAGAAGGAAATGGCGGTCGATGAGATTGTCGAGCGCGGCCATGACAAGGCTCTGGTTCATCGCATCGAGCATCTGCTCTATATCGCGGAATATAAACGCCGCCAGTCGGCGCCGGGGGTCAAATTGTCGGAGAAGAATTTCGGCAGAGACCGCCGCTACCCCATTACCAACGGTTTCCGGGACCGCAGCTGA
- the gltX gene encoding glutamate--tRNA ligase, whose translation MAEIVRFAPSPTGNIHIGNARTALINWLTAVKSGGQFILRFDDTDQERSKQEYADGIAADLDWLGIKPDRVEKQSARMVSYDEVAEKLKAMGRLYPCYETADELDRKRKRQRARGLPPVYDRAALELTDDQREAYEAEGRRPHWRFLLDHKTVVWQDGVRGEQSIECDSVSDPVLIREDGTYLYTLPSVIDDIDMGITMVIRGDDHVTNTAVQIQLFELLSGKAPGFAHHNLLTSATGEGLSKRLGSLSIRTMKDEGYEPLSVAIFAVLIGTSEPVQPLANMEALADLFALDKVSRSASKFDMADLAHLNARILHETSFDDVSDRLASLGVAGGEDFWLAVRGNIERLPDARSWWDIVETGLPEDAVAKSEDDSDFYAKALELLPNEPWDGSTWKAWTTALKAETGRKGKGLFMPLRVALTGRSHGPELAAFLPILGYQKTSDRLS comes from the coding sequence ATGGCTGAAATCGTTCGCTTCGCCCCGTCTCCGACGGGCAATATCCATATTGGCAATGCGCGTACGGCGCTGATCAACTGGTTGACCGCAGTCAAAAGCGGTGGGCAGTTCATCCTGCGCTTTGATGACACCGATCAGGAACGCTCCAAGCAGGAATATGCCGATGGCATCGCGGCTGATCTCGATTGGCTTGGAATCAAGCCCGACCGGGTGGAAAAACAGTCGGCCCGGATGGTATCCTATGATGAGGTGGCCGAGAAGCTGAAAGCCATGGGGCGGCTTTATCCCTGCTATGAGACAGCAGATGAGCTTGACCGCAAACGCAAGCGCCAGCGAGCCCGCGGCTTGCCACCGGTTTATGATCGTGCCGCTTTGGAGTTGACGGATGACCAAAGGGAAGCCTATGAGGCAGAAGGTCGTCGGCCCCATTGGCGTTTCTTGCTCGATCACAAGACCGTCGTCTGGCAGGATGGCGTGCGGGGCGAGCAAAGCATTGAATGCGACAGCGTTTCCGATCCGGTGCTGATCCGCGAAGATGGCACTTATCTCTATACTCTGCCTTCGGTCATTGACGACATTGATATGGGCATCACCATGGTGATCCGCGGAGATGATCATGTGACCAACACGGCGGTGCAGATCCAGCTGTTTGAATTGCTCAGCGGCAAGGCGCCGGGCTTTGCCCATCACAACCTTCTGACCAGCGCGACCGGGGAGGGGCTGTCCAAGCGTCTTGGTTCCTTGTCGATTCGTACCATGAAGGACGAGGGTTATGAGCCATTGTCTGTTGCGATCTTTGCAGTTCTGATTGGCACGTCCGAACCGGTTCAACCGCTCGCGAACATGGAAGCACTGGCCGATCTGTTTGCCCTTGATAAAGTCTCGCGCAGTGCTTCGAAATTCGATATGGCGGACCTTGCTCACCTCAATGCACGCATTCTGCATGAGACAAGTTTTGACGATGTGAGTGACCGTCTGGCTTCATTGGGTGTTGCCGGCGGCGAGGATTTCTGGCTTGCCGTGCGAGGCAATATCGAACGGCTGCCAGATGCCAGAAGCTGGTGGGATATTGTTGAAACTGGCCTGCCGGAAGATGCGGTTGCAAAGTCAGAAGATGATTCAGACTTTTACGCCAAGGCCTTGGAATTGCTGCCAAATGAGCCATGGGATGGCTCGACCTGGAAGGCATGGACGACCGCGTTGAAGGCGGAGACCGGACGCAAGGGCAAAGGCCTGTTCATGCCTTTGCGTGTGGCACTGACGGGCCGCTCGCACGGACCGGAGCTGGCGGCCTTCCTGCCTATTCTTGGCTACCAAAAAACTTCGGACCGACTATCCTGA
- a CDS encoding DUF2865 domain-containing protein → MTLRTKITGLTFALTTLSAVVFIAPAIHAQSSRVTLAQYCAQLEGELARIQRAGQSRSSRQFEKYDAAVHKQLAQLDSANRLAKRDGCNGRRIFLFRRTPKASCPALLKRIGKMERNLAALEKKRSRYAPAAPQDNGMEKARILRELGNAGCGNRYDRFARDEPIRKRRGLFGSIFRTRESNFSQRWGYDDRDIPQVGTYKTVCVRACDGYFFPISFSTTEGSFGRDKNTCHSRCPGADVELYIYQNPGETPQDMRSLDGRAYNSLETAFLYQKEYVANCSCQAPKSQLASIAGDNQLPSSPANPDTRSEIGAAVPAGPIVPLPMPKQSIMVDPDTRATERLGIAFSPYKPPEVRSDKGVVHTSDGRSIRIVGPKFFGSQE, encoded by the coding sequence TTGACGTTGCGAACCAAGATTACCGGATTGACCTTTGCGCTGACGACCCTGTCAGCGGTGGTTTTCATTGCCCCCGCCATTCATGCGCAGAGCTCCAGGGTCACTCTTGCCCAATATTGCGCCCAGCTTGAAGGCGAACTCGCCCGCATACAGCGTGCAGGCCAGTCCCGCTCCAGCCGACAATTCGAGAAGTATGATGCGGCCGTTCACAAGCAATTGGCTCAGCTCGACAGTGCCAATCGTTTAGCCAAGCGCGATGGCTGCAATGGCCGACGGATCTTCCTGTTTCGCCGCACCCCGAAAGCCAGTTGCCCAGCGCTTCTAAAACGCATTGGCAAGATGGAGCGCAACCTCGCCGCCCTTGAAAAAAAGCGCAGCCGCTATGCCCCTGCGGCACCGCAAGACAATGGGATGGAAAAGGCCCGCATCCTCAGAGAACTCGGCAATGCCGGTTGTGGGAACCGATATGATCGCTTCGCCCGCGACGAACCGATCCGCAAGCGTCGTGGCCTATTTGGCTCCATTTTCCGCACAAGAGAAAGCAATTTCAGCCAGCGCTGGGGTTATGATGACCGGGACATCCCGCAAGTCGGCACCTACAAAACCGTCTGCGTCCGAGCCTGTGACGGCTATTTCTTCCCCATTAGCTTCTCGACCACCGAAGGCAGCTTTGGTCGTGACAAGAATACCTGTCATTCTCGCTGTCCCGGTGCAGATGTAGAATTGTATATCTATCAAAATCCCGGTGAAACACCCCAGGATATGCGCTCGCTGGATGGCCGCGCCTACAATTCGCTTGAAACGGCTTTCCTTTATCAGAAGGAATATGTCGCCAATTGCAGCTGTCAGGCTCCAAAGAGCCAATTGGCCTCCATTGCCGGGGACAATCAGCTTCCCTCATCGCCAGCCAACCCGGACACTCGATCCGAAATTGGAGCTGCGGTTCCAGCGGGACCCATCGTCCCGCTGCCAATGCCCAAACAGAGCATCATGGTCGACCCGGACACCCGCGCAACCGAACGGCTGGGCATTGCTTTCTCGCCCTATAAACCACCAGAAGTGCGCTCCGACAAGGGCGTCGTGCACACCTCCGATGGACGCTCGATCAGGATAGTCGGTCCGAAGTTTTTTGGTAGCCAAGAATAG
- a CDS encoding flavin reductase family protein produces MITDVEFRQALGAFATGITVASTLDKDGRPHGLTVNSFNSVSLDPPLVLWSLNKQSHQLGIFAESGFYGISILADDQMEISNRFAAMIEDRFEGVSWHKGQTGAPLLDGALATFDCKVEKIVEGGDHVILIGRVLTVAKRDGVPLLYYEGGYKKLGSSF; encoded by the coding sequence ATGATTACGGATGTAGAGTTTCGTCAGGCCCTGGGCGCTTTTGCAACAGGAATTACAGTTGCTTCGACCCTGGACAAGGATGGTCGTCCTCACGGCCTGACGGTGAATAGCTTTAATTCCGTTTCGCTTGATCCGCCTCTGGTGTTGTGGTCCCTCAACAAGCAATCGCATCAGCTGGGCATTTTCGCTGAAAGCGGCTTTTATGGCATCAGCATTCTGGCCGACGACCAGATGGAGATTTCCAACCGTTTTGCAGCAATGATCGAGGATCGCTTTGAAGGCGTCAGTTGGCACAAGGGGCAGACGGGTGCGCCTTTGCTTGATGGTGCCTTGGCAACATTCGATTGCAAGGTCGAGAAGATTGTTGAAGGGGGCGATCATGTCATTCTGATTGGCCGCGTGCTGACGGTCGCAAAACGGGATGGTGTGCCGCTTCTTTATTATGAGGGTGGGTACAAGAAGCTTGGCTCTTCTTTCTAA
- a CDS encoding SulP family inorganic anion transporter: protein MSPKQFKTDTLSGLTVALALVPEAVAFAFVAQVHPLVGLYAAFIVGLITAVFGGRPGMISGATGALAVVMVSLVINHGVEYLFATIVLMGLLQITAGIMRWGKFIRMVPHPVMLGFVNGLAIVIGLAQLSQFKVKNAAGELVWMTGTPLYTMLGLVLLTMVIIWLSPRLTKAIPAPLLAIVGVSMLVIGLDLNIPRVGDLATIAGGLPEFHIPTVPLTLETLKIIFPYAAILAAIGLIESLLTLNLVSEMTDTHGGASKESIAQGAANVVTGFFGGMGGCAMIGQSMINVKSGGRTRWSGISAALFLLSFILFASGLIEQIPLAALVGVMFMVVIGTFAWRSLKIMRDIPRHDAFVIILVTCVTVYSDLAVAVVVGVIVSALVFAWQAAKRIDVKVGVEEHGWKVYELHGPLFFGSVASFQELFDPKSDPEDVVIEFKSARVWDHSALQAIDSLATRYEDQGKKLHLRHLAPDCRELLQKADKFIEVSVIDDPKYQVAVDYSELFGKKHGIPAN from the coding sequence ATGTCGCCCAAGCAGTTCAAGACGGACACTTTGTCTGGTCTGACCGTCGCCTTGGCTCTTGTGCCCGAAGCCGTTGCCTTTGCCTTTGTGGCACAGGTCCATCCCCTTGTCGGGCTCTATGCTGCCTTCATCGTTGGCCTGATTACTGCCGTGTTTGGCGGTCGACCCGGCATGATTTCCGGTGCCACCGGCGCACTGGCCGTTGTCATGGTCTCGCTGGTGATCAATCATGGCGTGGAATATCTGTTTGCCACCATTGTGTTGATGGGACTGCTTCAGATCACCGCCGGAATCATGCGGTGGGGCAAGTTCATCCGTATGGTGCCCCATCCCGTGATGCTCGGATTCGTCAATGGCCTTGCCATTGTCATCGGTCTGGCACAGCTCTCCCAGTTCAAGGTCAAGAATGCGGCCGGAGAGCTGGTCTGGATGACGGGGACACCCCTTTATACAATGCTTGGCCTTGTATTGCTGACCATGGTCATCATCTGGCTTTCCCCAAGACTGACCAAGGCAATTCCCGCGCCATTGCTGGCAATCGTTGGTGTCTCCATGCTGGTGATTGGCCTTGATCTCAACATCCCGCGTGTCGGCGACCTCGCCACCATCGCCGGTGGCCTGCCTGAATTCCACATTCCAACGGTCCCACTAACCCTTGAGACCCTTAAGATCATCTTCCCTTATGCGGCGATTCTGGCCGCGATTGGTCTGATTGAAAGCCTGCTGACCCTCAACCTCGTCTCGGAAATGACCGACACTCACGGTGGGGCTTCCAAGGAAAGCATCGCGCAGGGCGCTGCAAATGTCGTAACCGGCTTCTTTGGCGGCATGGGCGGCTGTGCGATGATCGGCCAGTCGATGATCAATGTGAAATCCGGTGGTCGGACCCGTTGGTCCGGTATTTCCGCAGCCCTGTTCCTGCTGTCCTTCATTCTCTTTGCCTCGGGCCTGATCGAACAGATCCCGCTGGCCGCTCTGGTGGGCGTGATGTTCATGGTTGTCATCGGCACCTTTGCTTGGCGCAGCCTGAAGATCATGCGCGATATTCCGCGCCATGATGCCTTTGTCATCATCCTTGTGACATGCGTCACCGTCTATTCCGACCTCGCAGTCGCTGTTGTGGTTGGTGTGATTGTCTCCGCACTGGTCTTTGCGTGGCAAGCGGCCAAACGCATCGACGTGAAAGTCGGCGTCGAAGAACATGGCTGGAAGGTTTATGAATTGCACGGCCCGCTCTTCTTTGGCTCTGTTGCCAGTTTTCAGGAGCTGTTCGACCCGAAAAGCGACCCCGAAGACGTCGTCATCGAGTTCAAGTCTGCCCGTGTGTGGGACCATTCTGCGCTTCAGGCCATAGACAGCCTTGCAACCAGATATGAAGATCAGGGCAAAAAGCTGCACCTGCGTCATCTGGCACCGGACTGCCGCGAATTGCTGCAAAAAGCCGACAAGTTCATCGAGGTTTCGGTGATTGACGATCCAAAATATCAAGTGGCTGTCGATTATTCCGAACTGTTCGGCAAAAAGCACGGAATTCCTGCCAACTAA
- a CDS encoding CreA family protein — MFRSLMGACLALALGITSAMAADGPDLIFKKSTVWKFLTPDHKLATYAIDDPLIEGVACHFTVPEKGGISGMFGVAEEVSDASLACRQVGPIAFKEKFEQGDEMFRTRRSLLFKKTRIVRGCDSKRNVLVYLIYSDKLIDGSPKNSTSTVPIMPWGSNDAPRCGDWLE, encoded by the coding sequence ATGTTTCGTTCACTGATGGGAGCTTGCCTTGCGCTTGCACTTGGCATCACGTCGGCCATGGCCGCAGACGGGCCGGATCTTATTTTCAAGAAATCGACGGTTTGGAAGTTCCTGACCCCTGATCACAAGCTGGCGACCTATGCCATTGATGATCCTTTGATCGAAGGGGTGGCCTGTCACTTCACCGTGCCGGAAAAAGGCGGCATTTCGGGGATGTTTGGCGTGGCCGAGGAAGTATCCGATGCATCTCTGGCCTGTCGTCAGGTCGGCCCGATTGCTTTCAAGGAGAAGTTCGAGCAAGGCGATGAAATGTTTCGCACGCGCCGGTCGCTTCTCTTCAAGAAAACCCGCATTGTGCGCGGCTGTGATTCCAAGCGCAACGTGCTGGTCTATTTGATCTATTCGGACAAACTTATCGATGGCAGCCCGAAAAACTCGACTTCTACCGTGCCGATCATGCCATGGGGTAGCAATGACGCACCGCGTTGTGGCGATTGGTTGGAATAG
- a CDS encoding aminotransferase class IV, whose amino-acid sequence MTDPQSGFTKAVWINGTLLLGDEANEAKIELDNRGLLLGDGIFETLPILKGAPIWWPEHRTRLLTSARRLGIMIEAATLDAIVQELGRVNAQTNAILRLTVTRNPGGRGLVPAKNSPGTSFASLAPYPDMMAFDTISLITSTIRKNEGSPTSSLKSLNYLDHILASKEASDAGAGDALMLNNQGKVACATIGNVFAIFGNSLITPPIQDGLLPGILRSKVLAHAPEIDCQATEQSLSLDDIKKADGVFLTNSLRIVRRVNQLDDQIYTSSEGDRIHQLQTLFRHLLTEARQPCKDDSQV is encoded by the coding sequence ATGACTGACCCGCAGTCCGGTTTCACAAAAGCCGTCTGGATCAACGGCACGCTGCTGCTCGGCGATGAGGCCAACGAGGCAAAGATTGAGCTCGATAATCGCGGCCTGTTGCTCGGTGACGGGATATTTGAAACCCTGCCAATCCTCAAAGGTGCACCCATTTGGTGGCCGGAGCATCGCACCCGCCTGCTGACCAGTGCCCGACGTCTCGGCATCATGATCGAAGCAGCAACGCTGGATGCAATTGTTCAAGAGCTTGGTCGCGTCAACGCTCAAACCAATGCCATCCTGCGCTTGACGGTCACCCGCAACCCGGGCGGGCGGGGTTTGGTGCCCGCAAAAAACAGCCCAGGTACATCCTTTGCAAGCCTTGCGCCCTATCCCGACATGATGGCCTTTGACACCATCAGCCTGATCACCAGCACGATCCGGAAAAATGAAGGCTCGCCCACTTCCAGCCTTAAAAGCCTCAATTACCTTGATCATATATTGGCCTCAAAAGAGGCATCAGACGCGGGCGCTGGCGACGCCTTGATGCTCAACAATCAGGGCAAGGTGGCTTGCGCCACCATCGGCAATGTCTTTGCCATCTTTGGCAACAGTCTCATCACCCCGCCCATTCAAGATGGCCTGTTGCCCGGCATTCTGCGCAGCAAAGTCCTCGCCCATGCCCCTGAGATTGACTGCCAAGCAACGGAGCAAAGCCTCAGCCTTGACGACATAAAAAAGGCTGATGGTGTCTTTCTCACCAACAGCCTTCGAATTGTGCGCAGGGTCAACCAGTTGGATGACCAAATCTATACCTCTTCGGAAGGAGACAGGATCCATCAACTCCAGACCCTCTTTCGCCACCTTCTGACCGAGGCCCGCCAACCGTGCAAGGATGACAGCCAAGTTTAA
- a CDS encoding aminodeoxychorismate/anthranilate synthase component II, translating into MILILDNYDSFVFNLARYCEELGQQVAVYRNDALSLNDVARLDPDAILLSPGPGRPEDAGIMIDLIKTFSGRIPILGICLGHQAIGAAFGGIVTHATEPMHGRASALSHDGTGLFAGLPNPLTVGRYHSLVVAPDPLPDVLTVTARSQTGEIMGLRHKSHPTHGLQFHPESILTDHGHNLLKHFLERLHD; encoded by the coding sequence ATGATCCTCATTCTCGACAATTATGATTCCTTTGTCTTCAACTTGGCCCGCTACTGCGAGGAGCTTGGCCAACAGGTCGCCGTCTATCGCAATGACGCCCTGAGCCTTAATGACGTCGCCCGCCTCGACCCTGACGCCATCCTTTTGTCGCCGGGACCCGGTCGACCGGAAGATGCCGGCATCATGATCGATCTCATCAAGACCTTTTCAGGCCGTATCCCTATCCTTGGCATTTGCCTTGGCCATCAGGCCATTGGTGCCGCCTTTGGTGGCATCGTCACCCACGCAACCGAGCCCATGCATGGGCGCGCCAGCGCCCTGTCTCATGATGGAACGGGTCTCTTTGCCGGTTTGCCCAATCCGTTGACGGTCGGGCGCTATCACTCGCTAGTCGTCGCGCCGGACCCTTTGCCCGATGTCCTGACAGTCACCGCCCGCTCGCAGACCGGTGAAATTATGGGCCTTCGCCATAAAAGCCATCCGACCCATGGGCTGCAATTCCACCCCGAGTCAATTCTGACAGACCACGGCCACAATTTGCTAAAGCACTTTCTGGAGAGGCTCCATGACTGA
- the pabB gene encoding aminodeoxychorismate synthase component I, whose translation MTISDYGVRPSPFIKEVSPPSIEQCLNSLGHLPHIACLDSAARSGSLGRYSYCAADPFGLLTSRDGKAFWNGDVLPDAPLVALQKRLDTYQLASVEADIPPFQGGAMGYIAYEAGRLLEHLPKTSQEQNRLLDLHLPFYDVILAIDHFADGPDAPPRDRAFILSSGYPERGEARTSRARLRLKWLRDLLNKARQEQPATIAPPAITGWRSNFTRAAFEKAIERTRSYIRDGDIFQANITQCFSAPLPSAKSATPLAYYLQLRERNAAPFAAFLECGDHAIASSSPERFVTLTAGGQVETRPIKGTAPRDLDDPARDEALAGALQKSDKDRAENIMITDLMRNDLSRVCKPGSIKVPDLCTLESYARVHHLVSSVTGDMKEKLGAVSLLGATFPGGSITGAPKIRAMEIITELENLPRGVYCGAIGYLGFNGAMDTNIAIRTLTFRDEKVQFHTGGGITILSDPASEYEECLHKASALFRGLGTSVEAERKNFEGNELISNHEGRAGS comes from the coding sequence ATGACAATCAGCGACTACGGGGTGAGGCCCTCCCCGTTCATCAAGGAAGTTTCGCCACCCTCGATCGAGCAGTGTCTCAACTCGCTCGGCCATTTGCCACACATTGCCTGCCTTGACAGCGCGGCTCGATCCGGCTCGCTCGGGCGCTATTCCTATTGTGCGGCAGACCCCTTTGGCCTTCTCACCTCTCGAGATGGAAAGGCCTTCTGGAATGGCGATGTCCTGCCCGATGCACCGCTGGTTGCGCTGCAAAAACGCCTCGACACCTATCAACTGGCCTCGGTCGAGGCCGACATCCCGCCTTTTCAAGGGGGCGCGATGGGTTATATCGCCTATGAAGCAGGCCGACTGCTTGAGCATTTGCCGAAAACCAGCCAAGAGCAAAACCGGCTGCTCGATCTGCATTTGCCATTCTATGATGTAATTCTGGCGATTGATCATTTTGCCGATGGCCCTGACGCGCCGCCAAGAGACCGGGCCTTTATCCTGTCGTCAGGCTATCCAGAGCGCGGCGAGGCTCGCACATCCCGCGCCCGGCTGCGCCTGAAATGGTTGCGCGATCTGCTGAACAAAGCAAGACAAGAGCAACCGGCAACCATCGCGCCCCCGGCCATAACTGGCTGGCGCTCCAATTTCACCCGCGCAGCCTTTGAAAAAGCCATTGAGCGCACACGCAGTTATATACGCGACGGCGACATCTTTCAGGCAAACATCACCCAGTGCTTCAGCGCCCCCTTGCCATCAGCCAAGAGCGCAACCCCGCTTGCCTATTATCTGCAATTGCGCGAGCGCAATGCCGCCCCCTTTGCCGCCTTTCTTGAATGCGGCGATCATGCAATCGCCTCCAGTTCCCCCGAACGATTTGTCACGCTCACAGCTGGCGGCCAGGTCGAAACCCGCCCCATAAAAGGCACTGCCCCGCGCGATCTTGATGACCCTGCCCGCGATGAAGCGCTCGCTGGAGCGCTTCAAAAGAGCGACAAGGACAGGGCGGAAAACATCATGATCACGGACCTGATGCGCAACGACCTGTCACGGGTCTGCAAGCCCGGATCGATCAAGGTGCCGGATCTCTGCACACTCGAAAGCTATGCCCGGGTGCATCATCTGGTCTCCTCGGTCACCGGAGACATGAAAGAAAAGCTGGGCGCGGTCTCCCTGCTCGGCGCGACCTTCCCCGGCGGCTCCATCACAGGCGCCCCCAAAATCCGTGCCATGGAAATCATCACCGAGTTGGAAAATCTGCCCCGCGGCGTCTATTGCGGCGCAATCGGCTATCTGGGCTTCAATGGTGCCATGGACACCAACATTGCCATCCGCACCCTCACCTTCCGCGATGAAAAGGTTCAGTTCCATACCGGTGGCGGGATTACCATTCTCTCCGATCCTGCATCAGAATATGAAGAATGCCTGCATAAAGCGTCCGCTCTCTTTCGCGGCCTCGGCACGTCAGTTGAGGCGGAGCGCAAAAATTTCGAAGGCAATGAGCTTATAAGCAACCATGAGGGTCGGGCCGGATCATGA
- a CDS encoding metalloregulator ArsR/SmtB family transcription factor, whose amino-acid sequence MNIQDLEKNSEEAAGFLKLLASGPRLLILCQLIEGEQNVGTLAEKTGLRMTTVSQHMALMRAQSIVTTRREGTTIFYSLASPVVEEVLSVLHKSFCRP is encoded by the coding sequence ATGAACATTCAAGACCTGGAAAAAAACTCAGAAGAGGCGGCAGGATTTCTCAAACTCCTCGCATCAGGCCCCCGTCTTCTTATTCTGTGCCAACTGATTGAGGGCGAACAGAATGTCGGCACGCTTGCCGAAAAGACCGGGCTGCGCATGACAACAGTATCCCAGCACATGGCCTTGATGCGCGCTCAAAGCATTGTCACGACCCGGCGTGAAGGCACCACGATCTTCTATTCCCTCGCCAGCCCCGTTGTCGAGGAAGTGCTTTCGGTCTTGCATAAAAGCTTCTGTCGACCGTAG